The Chitinivorax sp. B genome window below encodes:
- the fba gene encoding class II fructose-bisphosphate aldolase (catalyzes the reversible aldol condensation of dihydroxyacetonephosphate and glyceraldehyde 3-phosphate in the Calvin cycle, glycolysis, and/or gluconeogenesis), whose translation MALVSMRQLLDHAAEYSYGLPAFNVNNLEQMRAIMEAADKVDAPVIVQASAGARKYAGAPFLRHLILAAVEEFPHIPVVMHQDHGTSPGVCQRSIQLGFSSVMMDGSLGEDGKTPTDYDYNAAVTKRVVDMAHACGVSVEGEIGCLGSLETGMAGEEDGIGAEGTLDHSQLLTDPEEAARFVKDTGVDALAIAIGTSHGAYKFTRPPTGDILAIGRIKEIHARIPNTHLVMHGSSSVPQEWLKVINEFGGEMPETYGVPVEEIVEGIKHGVRKINIDTDLRLASTGAIRRFLAHNKSEFDPRKYLKETVTAMRDICIARYEAFGAAGQASKIKAINLEKMADRYAKGELAQIVK comes from the coding sequence ATGGCACTCGTCTCAATGCGCCAGCTGCTGGACCATGCAGCCGAATACAGCTATGGTCTACCAGCCTTCAACGTCAACAATCTGGAGCAAATGCGCGCCATCATGGAAGCTGCTGACAAGGTCGATGCGCCTGTGATCGTGCAAGCTTCTGCTGGCGCCCGCAAGTACGCCGGTGCCCCATTCCTGCGCCACCTCATTCTGGCTGCGGTTGAAGAATTCCCGCACATCCCTGTGGTCATGCACCAGGATCATGGCACCAGCCCTGGTGTCTGCCAACGCTCCATTCAATTGGGCTTCAGCTCAGTCATGATGGACGGTTCGCTGGGTGAAGATGGCAAAACCCCAACCGACTACGATTACAACGCCGCGGTTACCAAACGCGTAGTCGATATGGCTCATGCTTGTGGTGTATCCGTTGAAGGCGAAATCGGTTGTCTGGGCAGCCTGGAAACCGGTATGGCCGGCGAAGAAGATGGCATCGGCGCAGAAGGCACATTGGATCACAGCCAACTACTGACTGATCCGGAAGAAGCTGCTCGCTTTGTCAAAGATACAGGCGTTGATGCATTGGCAATCGCCATCGGCACTAGCCACGGCGCGTACAAATTTACCCGCCCACCCACCGGTGACATCCTGGCTATTGGCCGCATCAAGGAAATCCACGCTCGCATCCCGAATACCCACTTGGTCATGCACGGCTCCAGCAGCGTGCCGCAAGAATGGCTGAAAGTGATCAACGAATTCGGCGGTGAAATGCCGGAAACCTATGGTGTGCCGGTTGAAGAAATCGTCGAAGGCATTAAGCACGGCGTACGCAAGATCAACATCGACACCGACCTGCGTCTGGCATCCACTGGTGCGATCCGTCGCTTCCTTGCTCACAACAAGAGCGAGTTTGACCCCCGCAAGTACCTGAAGGAAACCGTTACCGCCATGCGCGATATTTGTATCGCACGCTATGAAGCGTTTGGTGCGGCTGGTCAGGCATCCAAGATCAAGGCAATCAACTTGGAAAAGATGGCTGATCGCTATGCGAAAGGTGAACTGGCGCAAATTGTGAAGTAA